In Thunnus thynnus chromosome 4, fThuThy2.1, whole genome shotgun sequence, the DNA window tcaatgttcatttgggctcctgactgttgttttaagacagacttgaaaaattgagaacccgtcctttaatgttCAGTAGATTTGGATCTACAGGTCGCTGTAGTTAATCCACAAAAAACCtaagaaaccaaaacaaaagcACTCTACTTGATTCCCACAGGCACCATACTTTCATTCAAAACTGTGAGTTTACCTGTTATTTGCTGGATACTGTtagtttttttaatcaatattttattgagTATTTGACCTCTTTTATCTGCTGGTTCCACCGCTTATCAGTAACAGAAGCAGAGTTAACATCTGTTCAAAGGTCATTGAAGTGGATCTCTGCTTGTAAAAGTGGTTCTAAGTCTGTTATCTCCTTTAATACTGTATCTGTATACTATACTTAATGCTTTATAGCTTTAATTTGAATGCTTTTTAACAGCAAGTCAATTAACCTTGTAGCTGTTTGCatgtaaaatacaaattttgGTGCCAAAGATGCACAAATTGAGTATAACAGGAGGCTAAATTCTCACCCAGGTAGATAGGTGATTTCATTTAATTAagagttttttgtgtgttaactTGTGTTTCAAGACTTTTTAAGAATCTGATCTTTTTCCAAACTGAATTAGATCATATTCTCCCTTATGAGTTCAGACCCATATGATATGCCAGTGAGCTATAAACGTAGTTTTCCATGATATCATGCAGGATTTTGTGTCTTTACACAAACCAAATTATTGCATCATTACAGATAAAATCTGGCATTTTATgaatataatgttaataatattaatacacTGTAGTTTTCTTTGCCATTTGGCATGGAGGCTTCAGTCAGTCTCTAAATATAAGTGCTGAGCCACAGTTGTCATATGTAGAAGCGAAGATGATTCACACTCAACGGTTTTTATTGAATCACCAACATTTCAGCTACACTCTTTCTTTGGCTCTTTTCAAGGCAAGTTCAGGAGAACATGCGTGGTTGTAAAAATCTTTGATACTATAAAATCATTGAAGCTTATGTATGCGGTTATCTTCAATATCAGTGCCATGACCAGCGCCTAGTGTTTGCTGTGCATTCATCAGACACCTTTTATGGGTATGTGTGACATCTGACACGGGTATTTTATCTGTTCAAATTTTCGGTTGTGTTGAGGTGTCACAGGATTAAAACCTGTCCACGTTCACCATGAGGgttgattaatctgcagctcATGAACTTTAGAATAGAGTTTAACATTCACTGCTTGAGCGATAAATATCCTATTCCCCTACTGATCTGAAATCCTTGATACAAtgtattttccctttttctttttttctttttttttacagttttgcacattttatttcaaatctattaataacaacaatagtagtagtagtggtttGAGAAACACTGAGAAGAAATTGAAGAAATTGTTCATTAAAATTAGTTTTAAAGGGGGTGGAAAGGGTTTCTCCATTGGCCTGCTATAGATCTCAGTAAAAGCCACTCACAGCTATACTACTTTTTCCCCATTTGATAAGAAAACATACAGCGAACAGTCCAGAGAGACACGAAACACATTTGCTGAAAAACTCCTTTTTTAATAGAAACCCACAGACAAATATGGAAAACATAGATTTTACTGTCAATACAGATGGAAACTTATTTGGATATATTTTAAATCACCTCGTTCgtacaaacaagacaaaaacatctaCATACAAatggtgtttaaaaaaaaaaaaagagtagacATGATTTTTTTACTGCATAACAAAAGAGATTCAGATGTATGTTCTGCTCTGAAACAATATATACTGCTGTGAATAATGTGTCTTAAGGCACTGCTGGCTCTCTTATCGGCAAGAAGCTACAAGGTGTCATCAGGTCGAATCTGAAAAGACAGAATTAACATCGTCGTCCAGCGAAGGCCTCAGACTGAATGAATCAACCCGTAAATAAAACCGGTATgtaggatgtttttttttttaaatggtgatTTTCTATTTTGATCTCTTCAACTAATCAAATCTACAGCTCTGTCTGTAGTTAAACTGAAACGATCGgtcaattaataaattaactgatttattttagtcttttttttttggttatttgctggttttcttcgtcttctatgataataatCTGAATGTCATTAGATTTCTGGCTTCTATGAAGTTGTCAGCTTTTGGTCTGGGAACTATTTTGTGGTATATTACAGAccaaaaaattaattgattagttgagaTGATCAGTGAATTTatcaatgataaaaaaaaattgctggaAATACTGAGATGTGCGTTAATCCACTGTTGAAAACAGTCCCTTACAAACGAAACATTTACTTTATTAATAACTACAGTGTCCGACTGCTTTAGGAAACTACTgagcttttttaaaacatgaaactatTCTTGTGACTTAATCTAGAAGCtgtaataatacagtatatagaaaTAACCAAGGTTACttgtcattcatttaaaaaaatgtgaatcattTTCCTTGTCTTGGTTAAGTCTTCTCAGCTAATTTCTTCAATTAGATTCCTCGTCGTCATAAAATATTCTCTTCACTATTAGCAGGCTGAAGGTAAAACTATTTATAGAGGGAAGTGGTTTTAGCTAAAAGGAACATCTTCAGCATTTTGCTATTTGACCCCAATTAAGCCTTGATGTGCATCAACAGCCGCAGCAAactttagtttttaaaaaatagatgttttttaATGCATAATATTCAAATTGTTTGCTTggacaaatgcaaaaaatatttgtttcaccTACTTTTGAGCTTTTTGTTAGACTGAAGATCAAAGATGAAAGATAAGTGTATTATCAGCTGATCCTGTAATGTAACTGAATATTTACAGCTTGTATAAAACATAATGAAGATAAGAGATACATTAAACCATGTTTACATTGGGACTAATATTCAACAGTAATAATCAATGAATTACTTCCAAAATTCTGATTAATTAAATCAGAACTTTAAGTTAGTGGTgagaatagttttttttttaaaaagtgcatcTTGAAGTAGCAGAAAAACTTAAAATGAccctaaaaaatatatattacagcTGAAATCGACACAATTTCAGTTTGCACAGCGTCATATTATTCTCATGTGACTACTTCTTCTCAACACAGAACTTACAGAAGATTCATGAGGAAATAAcattcattagtattactacaCCAATGCAAATCAGGCTAGTGCTTTCAGTATATTATTATAGAGGCTTTCAAAGGCTCAGCCAATGAAAGTGgagaaaatattacattagtTATCAAAAGGAGATCACACAGAATGgcctaaatgtgtgtgatttggttaaagAGATAGTTCAGATACAGAAGTTTTGgggaattttactgtttttcccgCTTTTCCAGAGTCAACAAACTAATAAATGCCTTCagacaaacctttttttttttaatgtatttggtGTAGTCTGATGTCAAACAGCAACATGATCCAATAGGCATCCAGCAATTGAGTAACACTTAGCAAGTAAACTAAGGAGGCGGCTTTGACTGAGGGGAAGATCACAGTCTCAGACTTTGAAAACCCCTTTATTATGATGTTATTGTTCACAGTGAAGCCAAACTCTGAAGTTACAACAACtgcaaatgaaacatttttcagGATGaggaattagaaaaaaaaataatatttttttttctcttttgttttggaaagtataaaaatcttttcataatcatcatcaaagATTTACAAAGATCTCAGGTAGGTACAGTTGTCTgttacatgacaaaaaaaaaaaaaaaaaaaaaatcatactaacagaaaaatacagcaccaCAGATTCACAAAACTGCAAACccataatataaaaaaacataaatagaaaataatataaagaaaGAAGCAGAAATTAACTTGTAAGCAGTTTGTTTTAGTGAAACATCAGCTCCGACAGTGTAGTGTTGCAAAAGACCACTCAAAATGAATTTATAATTACAGAAACATGTTAATTATCCCTGTCGTACGTCGGTAAAAAGAGCGAGGTGCCGTTTtggtcatatatatatatatataaagttactgtggtgaaaaatgttctCTGAGTGATGAAGAACCAGAACTGCTGCTGTAAAGATCTCCTcgctctgtgtttttctctccttttttattACTTCTTTCATTCTTCTCTTCATTTCTGTTTCCCTCCATCtaatccttctctctctctctgcgtctCTTCTTTCCTGTATTTTCCACATCACCCTCTCCGTCTTTGTTTGTGTCAGTCCTCGTCAACTCATAAAGACTGGTCATCAGCAAATCTATCACATGTTCAATAAAAATCCACAAATAATGCAGAGATGCAACGATTACTTGATTGATCCGATCGAcggaaaattaatctgcaaccaCTTTGAAtatgaaataatcattttagtcatttttacaagcaaaataaaacaaaatattgctggtttcagtttcttaaatgtgatgatttgatgcttttctttgtcggttatgacaataaactgaatattttgggggttttggactattagtgacatttgaagacgtcaccgtGGACTTCATTTCtcagtttctgacattttatagacaaaacgattcgtccgttaattgagaaaataatcggcagattaatcgataatgaaaataattatcgCAGCACTAAAATAATGGAAGCCAGGCATAAACTCgcttgtttgtttacagaagCCTGAACATGTTATGCagtcattttaaagtaaaatggATTTACAGTATAATATTTGCCACGAATGGGTGGTTTCAGCCTTTTAGATACACATCATTCATATGTGTGATGTGGGATATTGCGGTAcagaaacatacatacatataatacaatatGTTTGCCAGATACATTTTGTACCACCAGGGGGCACTGTTGATCTTTTTTCAGTACATATCTTGGTCTCAACCAAATTTCAGTGATActattatcaaaaatgtttgttttttaatttaaaaaatgaattatagGCTgctatcagatttttttttttacaatcctCCATTATCAACATAAAAAATCAAGTATCATCAGGCTCTATGTGAAACATCCTGACCCATAAAGTCACAGTGGACGCCTTCCCAGTCCTTCCAGAACAACTTCCTGGTGTGTAGATTTCTGGCTTTATAATTTGACGGGGACAAACCAAAACGCACCATCTGTCTCTTCTCCGCTACATTTGTCTCATTCTCGtttttttgtcctccatctccAGCAGGATCTTTCCAGCATGTCTGTCGTCTCCTCTTAGCTTCCAGAGTGCCTCAGGGCTGAAGATCTACAGTAGATCTAGTAAGATATCAAACCCAAACCAGTGCAAGTTCAGTCGTGGAGTCCACTCGTTGCTTGTTCAATTTCTCTACTCTTTTGATTTCTGGAAAACATGACCTATAGTGTATGTTTGCAGCTGTTCCAGTATCCAGGATTTAAAGTTGAGCCCAGTTTCTTGTTTTTCGTCTCAATCCGTGTCTGTCTGCTTCAGTCCACTCAACTCTCCAGTCCCAGGAAACCTGCTACAAACTCAGAACGCAAACATCTGCTTCTGCCTGTGTGTTCACCTGTTTGTCCACCCATCTGTCCATTAATCTGTCTGTAGTGatgtcctcctctccttttccttctcccTCCCTTTGCCTCTTGGCGAGGTCGCTAGCGATAGCCAGAGCTCCGCCTTTCAGGAACCTGACAAAGTTCTCGCCGACTAACGGCCCCATGGCGTACATGCCCGGCCCGTCTGCCGCAACCACCTTGTTTGTAAACGGGTCCACTTCAATCGGGTTCCTTCGGCACGTGATCGGCTCCCTCGGTTTGACGCCCAGTAGACGCCCGTTGTCGGCCAGGAAGGAAAGGTTAGGGTGGGCGCCGATCAGAACCAGAGCCTTGGAGACCTGGACCACCGTCCGCTGGCCGGAGTCTGACTCCAGGACGCACTTCCGGTCGGGGCGGAACGCCACCACCCTGTGGCGAGGGAAGCTGAGGTAACCCGGgtaggatgaggaggaagaggacgggGAGGACGAgggtggagagagggaggaaggagtgGAAAGGGTGGAGTGGTGATGGAGGTTCTGAGCATGGCCCTGCGGTGGAGGATCTGCTCGGTGCTGCTGCTGAGTCATCATCTGGTGAACCTGAGAGAGCGGGAAGATAATCAACATCACTCATTTATTACGCAAAAATGCCAATatttctctggttccagcttctcaaatgcagcttttctctgttttataaatgcaaATTGAATATGTTGAATATCTATTTTAGACTGTAGGTCATACAACACAATACATTTCACTATTtcaccatttttacatttgtttttaccattttctgacttttatAGTCTAGGAATTTGTTGATCAGAGTTACTCTGCCAAGGAAGTTTGCTGTAATACCTAATGGCCACCAGTTACGTAATACCCCTTTATCAGGCAAAATGGTCAATTTTGTTTGAGGAGGTTATCAACAGGAtgcagttaaataaaaacaggataTTTATCTGAGTGTAAACCGCAATCACTCTGTGCTCTACCGGAAGTTAAAGTTTTAGCCAAATAACtcagtaaagaagattttttaaAGCATGACCCTGGACTGTAAGCCGAGTTCACAGTTCATGTAATATTTCAAAAGCCCCACCTCCACCTGTAGGCTCTGAGTCTACCCTCCCCTCGGGGATAAGATAGTATCATTGTGGTTTCTTGTGGAAGTCACTTCCCTCAAGGCCCCGCCAAATATCAAAGCCGTACATATTCTGTATTTACATAATAATCCTTTCCTCCTGAGTTGGCTTACTGGACTCTAAGCTTCATTAAAGTCTCAGTTTGTAAGTAAGTTTGTATTTAACGCATGTAGAAAACAAAAGGAGATAGTCCACTTATTCAAGCTATTTACTGAACAGCTGGGTCGAAAGAATCTCAGATGTTTTGACCACTTTCCTGATGAGACCCAGATGAATCTTAGATGTACTGCTGACAAAATATAACATGTCAACAAGACGGTTTTGgagctgtttgtttgtaattttctTCGCTTGGTTGAAGGCCAGCAGTTTATCCCTGCCTGCAATATTTATGCTAATCCAGGCTAACGACAGCCTGGACCGATCTCTCTGCTAAACACACAAGGATTTAATTGATCTCTCACTTCCCTAAATGTCTTTCAAGACTGTGTTATGGCTTTTCAGCAGGTTTAGATTGATACAGTTCAggttataaataaatacaggcTTTAATGCTGCTTTCCTTTAATACTGGTGCAAACATTTACTATTTGACACttgatatttctttatttttgtcaggATATGTAAATTCATAATTAAGCTGTGAAATATTACAAACTCTCAAACTCTCCTCTTCTCACCTTGTGGTACTCTGGGTAGAGCATTTTGGGTAGCTGGTTGAAGATGAGGCCGGGGTCGGTGACCGAGCGTCGGAAGGCGTGGTAGACAGGCGTGTTGAGATGATGGGCGGCCAGTACCGCGTCGGCAGCCGTAAGACCCGCCCCGACCACCAGCACGGGGTCCGAAGACTGGTCGAGCTCTCCGCGAGAGATGGCCGCCTCCAGCTCCCAGAAGGAGTGGCAGACAAAAGGCAGGGACTCTCCCTCCACGCCGAGCCTGGCGGGGATGTCGTGGGTCCCCGTCGCCAGCACCACGTTGTGAGCCAACAGGGAGAAAGGCACCTCCTCTGAAACTGAAGAACCGTCTACAGCGGGAGGAGGGAAACAGGAGGTGACTGTGATGATGCGgcactttttccatttttaaacaacGGGCTTTAACATTTAATAAGGAGTGTTTTCATTCACTCTACCTCCCAGCTCCTCCCCCTCTCGGCGCTGCAGTCCCTTCACTCTCCAGCATGGCCGTGACCCGTCCTGGTTGCCAGGCTGCCTGGTTACCGAGGTGACGGTAGTGCCGCAGGCAAAGTTTTGCTCCAGGGACATCTGGGAAACGTAGTGTTGGTAGTAGGAGGCTATCTCTGCCGGTGTGGCGCGGTCATTTCGTACATTTctggaataaaataaacatgaaaatactttttaatacaaaatacagataaacatgtttaaataaaacacaacacaggaaagttattttatatattatcaAGGCAGTGGCTAACAAATCTATTTACCAAATGTTTGCTTTACTCAAGTTAGTAAAACAGTGAGTCGATAAGAGAGGTGAACAGGAAGTATCTAATTCCTGGAGGGAAAAAAACCTTCAACTCAGTTGTTATGTAAATTATCACTTCATGTAAATCAAGCTGGCCTCAGCCGGGCTGGagtcatttgaaaaacaaaacaaagagagtaacacatgaacacacagtctTTGCTCTGTGGTTCATATTTCTTTATGTAGTACTTCATTATTATTTGTGGTCATCTTGGTGTAATGAGAGAGAACTTTAGGCTACTTagtgaaatcaaaatattatttctatggctgtaaagtaacaaaatcctTTCAGGGGACGTATTTCACCCTCTGGTAGCATACTGGAGGTCTCGGCTAACAGCAGCCCTGAACGACTGTCAGTCTCAACTGGGAACTGATCATTTAACGACCAGATAATGTCCAACTGTTTGCAATTAACTATCTGCTCTGCTAAATATCACTGAGACATCTGCTTTGATGATAAGAGTTCAAAGTCTTGATAAACTACAAGGATAGCAGATAAAACTAAAATTATATAACAGGTTTTTAGCTAATTAACAACTTTTACGTCCAGGTTTTTAGCTAGTTATTAATTTAAAGAAGGAAAACAGgttgttaatgtgtgtttcatgttttattataaacCTGTTGTGTATTTAATACACGCTGGATACAGTATGTGAGACAGACCTGCGTTTGTCTCGCATCCAGTCCTTCAGTTTGAGTCCAGGAAGCTCCATCCAGTTAGCCAGGCTTAGAGTTAGCATGGACCCCTCCATGGCCTggaaacagcacacacacaaaaaattaaaattaccCAGCTGTAATACTCTGTTGTACTGTTGTCAATATTTATTCTAGAAATAAGTTTCAAAggtttcagtctgtttttgaAAGTAAACTCTTCCGTTCATTCAAATATCAAGTGACTGTCTGCGCAAACAAGCAGCTGACGAAGGGAAACAAAGCTTGTTTGCATACATAACCATGATGTCTGCTAAGTAAATTTGTTTCCATAGAAGTGTTTCACGGACAAAGACCTTGCTGTGTGATGGGTTTTAGCATGttaggagggtttttttttttagagagatAAATGTCAGACGTTCAAGGCGTTACTgctaatacatttttaaaaagacacataatCTTGAAGCCCAGCATGTTTAATGGATCATATTATTCATGCTCTGTGCTGTAAGGGTAACAACAGGGTGAGTGTGCATGTGGGATAATGTTGCTAAAATCAACAGAATGTGTCAGTAATGagaaattaaacaatttaattctCAGATGCCCGTGTCCTTGAACGCACCACCAAGGGCGGCTTTGAAAACAATGTATTCTTACATAACGACAACATTAAATAAAGGCCACTAAAGTACAAAGAACCATCGGTATGACCCTTAAATGTGATCCTACAAgcttaaaatacacaaataaaattgatcAAACAATTCAGTTTACACTAAAAATATCATTCTGAATAGTCtgaataatcaataatttataGATGATCAGTTATTCCAGATACGTACATGCCAGGCTCCTCCAGGCGGACCCTTCCCCAGCACCAGGTGAGGGATGGCACGCTCGGGCTCGTATCGCCATGCCAACGGAGAGGTGTAATCCAATCCGAAGTCGCTGTCGGGGAGCAGCAGCGAATCAAAGAGCACCGCCACGGGATTGGACGATCGGCCCTCCAAACCCTCGCACAGGTACTCCAGATCCTGCCGAGAGAGGGGCGAGAGACACCGTGAGTTCATTCATTTACGAATACATCTTCACTTTaagattaaactgtgtgtgtgtgtgtgtgtgtgtgtgtgcgcgtgcgtctGTGTTACCTGCTCTAGCAGCGACAGGTGAGGTTGCTCTCCCAGCTTGCTGTGCAGCAGGGGGTTGGGATGCGATGCCTCAGGTGACAGGTAGGGGGTGTAACCTGACAACAGGTATGACAGACAGATCCCTGATGGGCCGTTGCCtgggaaacagaaagagagacggggagggggagagagagagagagagagggagggaggtaaGTTTCGGTGGGACTGTCAACAACAGAAATACACAACAAGCTGTTGTAGCCAGGAAGTGTGATTGGTTTCGAACTGCACCTATAATCTACACGATGATCTGGTGTTACcgtgtgtctgtttgttgtatttCCTTTAAATTCTGAACAAAGTATTGCAGACAGAAAGCATGTTGTGTAACTGCAGCCAAACCTCACTATCAAAGAATTTGCAACTTGTTACTGTACAAATAttgaaacataaaacaaatctcTTCAAGTGTCTCCTAAAGGAACAGCTACTCTATGTATTTGACACTGCAAAGTCACTGAATGACTGATAAAAGCATGACTCGGGAGTGAAGCATGTGTCAGCATGTTTAAACGCCACACATTAATCTCTGCAACAAGCAAATGAGTCAGCGAGACCGCACAACAACAGAAACCAAATACAGAGCGATAAAGTCTTCTCATCCGCCCatctgattaatcaattatcacaCGTTCACTTTTTCAGAAACCCCCTAAAACACATCCTGAAAAACACCGTGCTGTTGAATGATGTTTAGCGTTTTCTGCCAGCTTTATGTAATTACCTcgaaaaaacacaatgaaacgCATCCTTGTGCACGGTGAATGCACTTTCTTCCTCATAATCTGTGCAACACTACTTCCCCCCACTTCCCGCTGTCACTGATGTCAACACATTTCAAAGCTACGTGACAACTATTGGCACTCACTGACTGTGTGAATAAACATCACATCATTTTTCTTTGACAACGTTTGCCGCTTGATGCCGTGCAGCGCTGCGTGTTTTACTGCACTGTAATCTGGGAGGCAAGTGTCATGCAAAGGACAGAGACGTGTAATAATGATTCTTTTATTAAAGACACGTTTCATCAGCTGGAAAAAATCCTCCTAACTCACGACCGCGCCGCTCCTTCTtcttgggtgttttttttttgtttttagcagaTCGCATTTCACTCATGTGTCGCCTTGCAGTTCACTCATATGCAAggagtttttatttatttatgtctgcTTAAATGTTTACTGTACAGTTGCAATCAGGTTCCTGTGAGAGAGTAAGGATATAAGAGTCTAAAGAGTTATTTGATTGTCAGCTACACATTTAAgttaccatagcaaccacctCAACAAACTAACTCTCTAAGTAAACCAAACAGAATCCCTTTGAGGTTTCAAAGTTGCAGTGATGGCTGCATGcgacatctgtgtgtgtgtgtgtgtgtgtgtgtgtgcatgtgtgtgcatgtgtgtgtgtgcatgttcttACCAATGATCACCACAGGCAAAATCTCTCCAGGGACGATATCTTTATCATGAAGATCCATTTTGACtgaggagagaaagacattattattgttattattattgttagtaTCATCATCACTGTAGCATCACTGTCATGTATACTGTCACTATTATTTAGGACAGAGAAAGTAGAGTAAAAGTGAATCGGTTAATCATTGACAGCAGTCAATGTGGTCAGTCAGTACATTTCCACTaatctctgacacacacacacacacacacacacacacaagcacccacacccacagacacacttcCCCGTCTGATCTTATAATTTAACTTAGCAACATCACcagtaaacaaaaacactcaGATATGGCAGTTGCCCACACGCAACAAACcactctgaaaaacacacatacgaagtgaacgtgtgtgtgtttgtgtgtgtgtgtgtgtgtgcagaggaggaaggagtCTACGTGagcagagatgaaagagaggaagacaaacttATAACTATTTACTGTCCAAAATCTACTGATACGGGAAATATTCTGTATCTTTCATTAAGATCTAGAGCATCTGGCTACATGGAGGGTTTACAGCTGGTATAAACAGACTATAATTGACTGTAATTGACACTGTAAACAGCTCgtgatttattttataaatgtgcaataaaaaaaaaaaaaagcaaagattgtGGAGTTCCTGACTCCACCTATAAAGCACAGCAAGGATGTTAGAGGGTTTATTTTCTTCTgctgcaaatattttatgaaaaaactgcaaaatccTCATGTGCAGCAATGATTTCTGCAATCTAAAAATGCATctattgtttctttttcctgagTTTTGATAATAATTTTGTTTGGATTTGGTGTGAAAAGGCCTTAAATCAACATGCCTAATAACTCATAGACACATCATATGATTTATACAAACCAGGAACGTCCACACGATTCAGTTTATTCAGCTTATCTCGGGATGCTAACAGCACAAAGACGTGTTGACAGCTGTCAGATC includes these proteins:
- the osgn1 gene encoding oxidative stress induced growth inhibitor 1, which translates into the protein MDLHDKDIVPGEILPVVIIGNGPSGICLSYLLSGYTPYLSPEASHPNPLLHSKLGEQPHLSLLEQDLEYLCEGLEGRSSNPVAVLFDSLLLPDSDFGLDYTSPLAWRYEPERAIPHLVLGKGPPGGAWHAMEGSMLTLSLANWMELPGLKLKDWMRDKRRNVRNDRATPAEIASYYQHYVSQMSLEQNFACGTTVTSVTRQPGNQDGSRPCWRVKGLQRREGEELGDGSSVSEEVPFSLLAHNVVLATGTHDIPARLGVEGESLPFVCHSFWELEAAISRGELDQSSDPVLVVGAGLTAADAVLAAHHLNTPVYHAFRRSVTDPGLIFNQLPKMLYPEYHKVHQMMTQQQHRADPPPQGHAQNLHHHSTLSTPSSLSPPSSSPSSSSSSYPGYLSFPRHRVVAFRPDRKCVLESDSGQRTVVQVSKALVLIGAHPNLSFLADNGRLLGVKPREPITCRRNPIEVDPFTNKVVAADGPGMYAMGPLVGENFVRFLKGGALAIASDLAKRQREGEGKGEEDITTDRLMDRWVDKQVNTQAEADVCVLSL